The following are encoded in a window of Actinomycetota bacterium genomic DNA:
- a CDS encoding ABC transporter permease has product MRRLAPNPVLQRELTERWRGRRAFVVLTAYVTLLALVTRGLYWLGQLVIRSDMGFMGIASGPALGRFLSENLLGIVLFLVLFITPGYAAAQISGERERRSLPLLQVTLLRPVQIVLGKLGASLAWLVLLVLAAMPFVAAAFFLGGVAIGDLVRATAYIVGLAVAIAGMALGISSLTRRTSASVVLTYGLVLALVFGSLFLVAAEMAVKATTGRFDERPVSLYANPFYGLADAARVRRSDFGGQLPSVLTIFGVALPGEMAFEEPVPLAPPPDLPPPPPRAVPVPPDGVRGRAVGQAPAPRGAPVWLVVLGVYGTMGATGLTIATLRVRPGSTVARAGRQAARPPGRQPRAQAGAS; this is encoded by the coding sequence ATGAGGCGCTTGGCGCCCAACCCGGTGCTCCAGCGTGAGCTCACCGAGCGCTGGCGCGGGCGGCGCGCCTTCGTGGTGCTGACCGCGTACGTGACGTTGCTCGCGTTGGTGACCCGCGGGCTGTACTGGCTCGGGCAGTTGGTCATCCGGTCGGACATGGGCTTCATGGGGATCGCATCCGGCCCGGCGCTCGGACGGTTCCTGTCGGAGAACCTGCTCGGGATCGTGCTGTTCCTGGTGCTGTTCATCACACCCGGTTACGCCGCGGCGCAGATCTCCGGAGAGCGCGAACGCCGCAGCCTCCCGCTGCTGCAGGTGACGCTCCTACGTCCGGTTCAGATCGTCCTCGGCAAGCTCGGAGCGTCGCTGGCGTGGCTGGTGCTCCTGGTCCTGGCCGCGATGCCGTTCGTCGCGGCCGCCTTCTTCCTCGGCGGCGTCGCGATCGGTGACCTCGTCCGCGCCACCGCGTACATCGTGGGGTTGGCGGTCGCGATCGCCGGGATGGCGCTGGGGATCTCGTCGTTGACCCGGCGCACGTCGGCCTCGGTGGTCCTGACCTACGGGCTGGTCCTGGCGCTGGTGTTCGGGTCGCTGTTCCTGGTCGCCGCCGAGATGGCGGTCAAGGCCACCACCGGGCGGTTCGACGAGCGCCCCGTCTCCCTGTACGCCAACCCGTTCTACGGGCTGGCGGACGCCGCCCGCGTGCGGCGGTCCGACTTCGGCGGGCAGCTGCCGAGCGTGCTGACGATCTTCGGGGTGGCCCTGCCCGGCGAGATGGCGTTCGAGGAGCCCGTGCCGTTGGCCCCGCCCCCCGACCTGCCGCCACCGCCACCGCGGGCGGTGCCGGTGCCCCCGGACGGTGTCCGCGGGCGCGCCGTCGGACAGGCCCCCGCACCCCGCGGGGCTCCCGTGTGGCTGGTGGTCCTCGGCGTGTACGGGACGATGGGGGCCACGGGCCTCACGATCGCGACGCTGCGCGTCCGGCCGGGCTCGACCGTCGCGCGGGCAGGTCGGCAGGCCGCCCGCCCGCCCGGCCGCCAACCACGCGCGCAGGCGGGGGCGTCGTGA
- a CDS encoding ABC transporter ATP-binding protein, whose amino-acid sequence MTKRYGRLAAVDRLDLDVPTGSVFGLIGPNGAGKTTAMLALVTLLVPDEGTIEVFGHDARRDPRAVRGAVGYMPDFFGVYEGLTCEEYLDFFAAAYRIPADQRRRQVSDLLELVELPHKATTDVSGLSRGMQQRLGLARALVHDPQLLVLDEPASGLDPRARVDLREILLELARQGRTILISSHILAELEEVCDRVGIIEAGRMLAQGTPHDIRGRLQARVTVVARVLGGPPGLELADQVATAYGAQSRVDNGQLVIELAGHDDDAADLLAALVAAGVRVAEYREERGGLERLFLSVTEGIVR is encoded by the coding sequence CTGACCAAGCGGTACGGGCGGCTGGCTGCGGTCGACCGCCTCGACCTCGACGTCCCCACCGGGTCGGTGTTCGGGCTGATCGGCCCGAACGGTGCGGGGAAGACCACCGCGATGCTGGCGCTGGTGACCTTGCTGGTCCCCGACGAGGGCACGATCGAGGTGTTCGGCCACGACGCCCGCCGCGACCCCCGCGCGGTCCGCGGCGCCGTGGGCTACATGCCGGACTTCTTCGGGGTGTACGAGGGGCTGACGTGCGAGGAGTACCTCGACTTCTTCGCTGCGGCGTACCGCATCCCAGCCGACCAGCGACGCCGGCAGGTCAGCGACCTCCTCGAGCTGGTCGAGCTGCCGCACAAGGCCACCACCGACGTGTCGGGCCTGTCGCGCGGGATGCAGCAGCGACTGGGGCTGGCCCGGGCGCTGGTGCACGACCCGCAGCTGCTCGTCCTCGACGAGCCAGCCAGCGGACTGGACCCTCGAGCCCGGGTGGACCTGCGCGAGATCCTCCTCGAGCTCGCCCGTCAGGGGCGGACCATCCTGATCAGCTCGCACATCCTGGCCGAGTTGGAGGAGGTCTGCGACCGGGTGGGGATCATCGAGGCGGGCCGGATGCTGGCACAGGGCACCCCCCACGACATCCGCGGGCGGCTGCAAGCGCGGGTCACGGTGGTCGCACGGGTCCTGGGCGGCCCGCCAGGGCTGGAGCTTGCCGATCAGGTCGCGACGGCGTACGGCGCGCAGTCGCGGGTGGACAACGGTCAGCTCGTGATCGAGCTGGCCGGACACGACGACGACGCTGCGGACCTGTTGGCTGCGCTGGTCGCGGCCGGGGTGCGCGTCGCCGAGTACCGCGAAGAGCGTGGCGGTCTCGAGCGGCTGTTCCTCAGCGTCACGGAGGGGATCGTCCGATGA